The genomic DNA GGGCGAAGGTTCAGGTATATTAATTCTAGAAGAATTAGAACACGCCCTCAATCGCGGCGCTCGTATTTATGGGGAAATGGTCGGCTATGGTATGACCTGTGATGCTTATCACATGACCTCCCCCGTTCCTGGTGGTTTAGGGGCTGCCAGAGCTATCGAACTAGCGCTCAAAGATGGTCAACTAACACCAGAAATGGTGAGTTATATCAACGCCCATGGCACAAGTACCTCAGCCAATGATGTTACAGAAACAGCAGCTATTAAAAAGGCTTTGGGCGATCATGCTTATAAGGTAGCAATCAGTTCTACTAAATCCATGACAGGTCATTTATTAGGTGGTTCTGGGGGAATAGAAGCAGTAGCAACAATGCTGGCGATCGCTAATGACCGTATACCTCCTACAATTCATTTGGATAACCCTGATGATGGCTGTGATTTAGATTATGTCCCCCACACCAGCCGCGCTCAAACCGTAGAGGTGGCAATCTCCAATTCCTTTGGATTTGGTGGTCATAACGTTACTTTAGCCTTTAGAAAATATCGGTGATTGGTGATTAGTGATGGGGTTAATACTCCCCCTCTCCCCCTCTCCCACTCTCCCACTCTCCCCCGTGAAACGTATTATAGATATCACTCCTTGCTGAACCCTGAGTTCAAAACAACCAAATTATTAGCTTTATTCATCACCTAAAACTCAGAAGATCCCGCTTGTCCTTATGCCATTAAGAATGGGATGATGAGGATGGTGGGATCGCTATATAATGACCCCAAACACAGAAAGCTAAAAAGAGTCCTAACCCGTCGTTAACAATAAAAGATTATGGCTGTTGCAACCAAATCCCTCGAAGAACTTTGTATTAACTCAATCCGTTTTTTGGCTGTTGATGCCATCGAAAAATCTAAATCGGGACACCCCGGACTGCCTATGGGCGCTGCGCCTATGGCCTTTGTCCTTTGGGACTCCTTCATGCGGTATAACCCCAAAAATCCTAAATGGTTTAACCGCGATCGCTTTGTCTTGTCCGCAGGTCATGGCTGTATGTTGCAGTATGCCTTACTGTACCTAACAGGTTATGATAGCGTCACCATTGAAGATATTAAACAATTCCGTCAATGGGGTTCTAGAACTCCTGGACACCCTGAAAATTTTGAAACCGCTGGTGTAGAAGTCACCACTGGTCCTTTAGGTCAAGGTATTGCTAATGCTGTGGGTTTGGCAATGGCAGAGGCTCACATGGCCGCTAAATACAATAAACCTGATGCTAAAATAGTTGACCATTACACCTATGTGATTTTAGGTGATGGTTGCAACATGGAAGGTATTTCTGGTGAAGCTGCTTCCCTAGCTGGTCACTATGGCTTGGGTAAGTTAATTGCTCTTTACGATGACAACCATATTTCCATTGACGGTTCAACAGACGTTGCTTTCACTGAAGATGTTTCTAAGAGATTTGAATCCTACGGTTGGCACGTTCTTCATGTAGAAAATGGTAACACCGATTTAGGTGCGATCGCCAAAGCTATTGAATCTGCAAAAGCAGTCACTGACAAACCCACCATGATTAAGGTGACAACCACCATCGGTTATGGTTCTCCCAACAAGCAAAACACCGCTGGTATTCACGGTGCTGCTTTAGGTGCAGATGAAACAGCATTAACTCGTAAAAACTTAGGTTGGGATTATGCACCTTTTGAAATCCCCCAAGATGTTCTTACCCACACCCGCAAAGCAGTAGAACGTGGTGCTGGTTATGAAGCAGAATGGAACAAAACCTTCGCTGGATACAAAGCTAAATATCCCACGGAAGCCGCAACCTTTGAACGTTTAATCAGCGGTAAATTACCCGAAGGTTGGAACAAAGGTTTACCCACCTACACCCCAGAAGATAAAGGTCTACCCACCCGGAAACATTCAGAAAACTGCATCAACAAATTAGCAGCAGTTTTACCTGAAATGATCGGTGGTTCTGCTGACTTAACCCACTCCAACTTAACCGAAATCAAAGGTGAAGGCGACTTCCAAAAAGGTCAATACCAAAACCGTAACGTCCACTTTGGTGTGCGGGAACATGGTATGGGTGCAATCTGTAACGGGATGGCATTGCATGGTTCAGGTTTAATTCCCTACGGTGCCACCTTTTTAATCTTCACCGACTATATGCGGGCAGCTATCCGCTTATCTGCATTATCTGAAGCTGGTGTAATTTGGGTCATGACCCACGACTCCATTGGTCAAGGTGAAGACGGTCCTACTCACCAACCTATCGAAACCTTAGCTTCTCTCCGAGCTATTCCTAACCTGACAGTCATTCGTCCTGCTGATGGTAACGAATGTTCTGGAGCTTATACAGTAGCAATTGAAAAAGCAAAAGCTAACGCTCCCACCCTATTAGCTTTCACCCGTCAAGCTGTTCCCAACTTAGCCGGTACATCTATTGAAGGTGTGAAAAAAGGTGGTTATGTGCTAGTAGATTGTGCTGGTACACCAGACATGATCTTCATTGGTACTGGTTCAGAAGTAAGTCTTTGTGTAGATGCGGCTAAAAAATTAACAGCAGATGGCAAGAAAGTACGTGTAGTTTCCATGCCTTCCACCGATTTATTTGATGCTCAAGATGCAGCTTACAAAGAATCAGTTCTACCTAAAGCAGTTACAAAACGTCTGTCTGTAGAAGCTGCTAGTAGCTTTGGTTGGCACAAATATGTAGGTACTGACGGTGACACAGTTAGCATTGATACATTTGGTGCTTCTGCTCCTGGTGGTACTTGTATGAAGGAATTTGGCTTTAGTGTTGATAATGTTGTAGCTAAAGCTAAAGCATTGTTAGGTTAATTAGCAATAACAAATTTCTGTAAATATTTTTGAGGGTGGGATGAAAATCCTGCCTTTTTTTGTCGCTATAACAGGGAATGGGGAACATTTGTTGGGTTTCACTTTGTTTAAACCAACCTTGTATAGCAACGGACAAGGCAGATTGATTTTTGCATCCTTAATTCTGTCAAAAATATAGCAGGTGATGATGCTGATTTTTTCTGATCAGAACTTATTAAAGCCTATTTCCAAGAATCTGCAAAAATATTATTAGCAATAAATCAAGCGATCGCCTAATCAGATACAATTATCATTAAACAACTAATTCATAAATTTAAGTCTAGCAATGCTTCCCTGGGAACTATAGATTTATTTATCTAAATCTTTGCAAACACATGGAAATCATTAGTCAAAATAATGAAATTGCTCAATTTCTAGTAATTTTACAGCACAGAGAAAGTGAACAGGAAAAAGTACAATTAGCTTTGCAGAAAGAATGTAGATTAGAACTATAAAATAGCAGTTTGATTCATACCTAATATTCAATTATTACTTGTTTACATACTAAAATGAATACTTTTTTACATACAAGAATCCCCTTAGTCTTAATTGTAGATGATGACCTGATTATACAAACGCAGCTATGTCAAGTGATGCAGCAAGAAGGTTACGAGGTAGTAGTCGCTAATAATGGCCAAGAAGCCCTGGATATTTATATTAATTTAAATCCAAACATTGTTCTTTTAGATGCTATGATGCCGGTCATGGATGGTTTTACCTGCTGCACTCAAATGCAAGCCTTAGCAACAGAAAAGTTTACAGATGATTTGAGCCTAACAACTCCAATATTGATGATTACAGGATTACATGATCCAGATTCTGTAGACAAAGCCTTTGCTGTTGGTGCAAGTGATTACATTACCAAACCAATTCATTGGGCAGTTTTGCGGCTAAGAGTTCGTCGTCTATTGCAAATGAGTGGGACAATGAAAAAGTTAAAACAAAAAATAGAACAAGAAAAACTCATTGTCAAAATTACTAATAAAATACGTCAATCTTTAAACTTAAATATCATTCTCAACACCACTGTTAAAGAAGTCCGCAAATTACTAAAAACTGATCAGGTAATTGTCTATGGTTTTCAACCAGATGGTAGTGCTAATATTTTAGTGGAATCGGTAAATAATGAATGGCAATCTATTCAGGGAGAAAATGTTAAAGATTGCTACTTTTTAAATAAATGTAGGCAAAAATATCAGAAAGGTGGGATTCAAATCATCAATAACATTAAAGAAGTTGGTATTTCCCAATGTCAAATTGATTCCCTCAACCAATGGCAAGCCAAAGCCAGTTTAGTTGTACCTATTGTTCAAAATGAATATGTGTGGGGATTATTAATTGTTTATCAATGTTCATCTCCCCGGCAATGGCAGCAAATGGAAATAGATTTACTCCAACAAATAGCAGATCAGCTAGTAATCGGGATTCGGCAAGCTCATATATATGAACAACTAGAAATAGCTAATCAAGAATTAATCCGACTAGCAAATATAGATGGTCTCACACAAATAGCTAACCGCCGCTGTTTTGATCAAGTTTTATTGAAAGAATGGAAACGACTCCAGAGAGAAAAATTACCATTGTCCTTAATTTTATGTGACATTGATTATTTTAAAAAATACAATGATACCTATGGGCATCCGGCTGGTGATGAATGTCTGAAAAAAGTCGCGCATATTCTCAGTCAATCTATTAACCGTGCTGCTGATTTAGCAGCAAGATATGGAGGTGAAGAATTTGTATTAATTCTCCCACAAACAGAAACAAAAGGAGCAGTTCACATTGCCAAAAAAATCAGAACTAAAATTGAAAGTGCGGCAATTCCTCATATTAGTTCCCTAGTTAGTGAATATATTACCCTGAGTCTAGGAATTGCCACCATAGTTCCCAGTTTAGAAACTGATTCTCAGTATTTAATTTCCCAAGCTGATCAAGCTCTTTACAAAGCCAAAGAATCAGGCAGAAATCGTTTTGCTGTTGCTTCCCAAGCAATAAAACCAATGAAATTAATAGGTGATATTATACATAATAATAATTAATTATTACCAATGAATAATACTAATAATATGGATATTAGCAAGCAAAAAAAATACTTTGAGATCGAAAAATTATTGATCAAACAAAAGTTTCTATCAGTGTTAGTAGGAATTTTTGTTTTAATTATAGTCATATTCATATCCCATAGATTAGCACAAGAAAATGAGACACACATCCAACAGCTAGTTGAACAACAAGGAATCACTACAAAAACAGAATTAACAAATGAATTAAATAGCCGAATTATTGCACTACAGCGTATGGGACAACGCTGGGAAAAAAGCGGTGGTACTCCCTATTTACAATGGCAAGCTGATGCTACCAACTATGTAGAAGACTTCCCTGGTTATCAAGCTATTGCCTGGGTTGATTCTCAATATAAAACCAAATGGATTGTCCCAAAATTAGGAAATAAAGGATTAATAAATTTAGATTTATACCAAGAAAATCAATATCAGACAGTTCTGCAAACAGTAAGAAATAAAAGGGAAATTACATTTACAAATACCTTTAATCTGTCTGGAGATGAGAAAATATTTCTAGCATATATTCCCTTATTCATCAATAATAAATTTGATGGTTTTATACTAGGGGTATTCCAAACACAAGAATTCCTAGATTCTTTGTTAGACAATTCAAATGGTTATCAAATACAGATTTTAGATGGGCAAAAATTGATTTATAGTCAGAGTGAAAATATGCTCACATCACCATGGCAGCACAATCTAAATCTTGACACCCATAATCTTAAATGGAAAATTATTATTGCTCCTACTCCAGAGCTATTATCAGAATTAAATACACCTTTATCAACAGTAATATTAGTTGCAGGAACTATCTTAGGAATAACATTAACACTATTAATATATTTAGCTCAAACTACCTTTGGAAATCAAAAGCAGATCACATCAATTAATCAAGAACTTAATAAGAATATCAAACAACATCAACAAACAGAAAATGATCTGCGTCAGAGTCAAAATAAATTACGACAGCTACTAGAAACAACTAAAGTTATTCCCTGGGAATTAGACATTAAAACTTGGAGATTTACTTATATTGGACCCCAAGCAGAAGCTTTACTAGGATACCCGATGACAGAATGGTATGAACCAAATTTCTGGGAAAATCACTTACATCCAGATGATCGGGTCAAGTCAATTCAGTTTTGCCAGAAATTAACAGCAGAATCCAAAAATCATCAATTTGAATATCGCATTTTAGCCGCAGATGGCAGAATTATTTGGTTAAGGGATATTATCAATGTTGTTCAAGAAGCAGGAAATCCCACCATGCTGAGAGGTTTTATGTTTGATATTAGTGATATCAAACTAGCAGAAGAAGCCTTAAAATTAAGGGAGAGAGCAGTTAATAGTGCTAAAAATGGAATTATTATTAGTGATGCAAACCATCCAGAATATCCAATTATCTATGTTAACCCAGCCTTTGAAAAAATTACAGGTTATGAATACAAGGAAGTTAGAGGACAGAACTGTAGATTTTTGCAAGGTAACGACATTAACCAACCTGGATTATATGAACTCAGAGCAGCAATTAAAGCCGGAAGAAGTTGTACAGTTACTATTCGCAATTACTGTAAAGACGGCACATTATTTTGGAATGAATTAAGTATTTCCCCAATTTATGATGATAATGAAAAACTAACCCATTTTATTGGCATTCAAAACGATATTACTAAACGCCAAGTAGCGGAAGCAGAACTCAAAGAAAAAGAAGAACGTTGGCAACTAGCACTACAAGGTAATAATGATGGCATTTGGGATTGGAATATCAAAACTAACGAAGTCTTCTTTTCTACTCATTGGAAAGAAATGTTGGGCTATGAAGATTATGAAATTAGTAATCATATTGATGAATGGTCTCAGCGAGTTCATGCCGATGATTTAGATGTGGTAATGGAAGTGCTTAAAGATCACTTAGCCCAGAAAACACCCTTTTACATTAGTGAGCATCGAGTCCGCTGTAAAGATGGTAGTTATAAATGGATATTAGATCGGGGACAAGCCCTATGGGATGAACAAGGGAATGCAGTCAGAATGGTAGGTTCTCACACAGATATTACTGAAAGAGTACAAATAAAACAGGCATTAGAAAAACAATTACAACGAACTTTACTCCTGAAAAAAATCACTGAAAAGATCCGTCAAAGTCTTGATATTCAAGAAATATTTACGATATCAGCCACAGAAATTGCCCATGCTTTTCAAGTAGATCGCTCTTTAATTCACTCCTATATTGATCAGCCTATTCCCCATATTCCCTTAGTAGCAGAATATGTAATTCCTGGTTTTGCTTCCATGGATAATATAGAGATTCCCATTGAGGGAAATTCTCATGCAGCACAATTGATTAATCAGGATCAAGCGATCGCCTGTGAAAATGTGTACACAGATCCTTTACTTCAAGGACTTGAAACTCTTTGTCAAGAAATCCGGGTCAAATCCATATTAGCGATCCGCATTTCCTACCAAGGACGACCCAAGGGTATAATTTGTTTACACCAATGTAGCCATTTTCGCCAATGGACGCTAGAAGAAATGGAGTTACTAGAATCTGTTGCAGTCCAACTAGGTATTGCTTTAGCTCAAGCTAGACTGCTCGAACAGGAAACCCATCAAAGAGCAGAACTAATTTCCCAGAATTATGCCTTAGAAGAAGCAAAACTGGCATCAGAAGCAGCAAACAAAGCCAAAAGTGAATTTTTGGCCATGATGAGCCATGAAATTCGTACCCCCATGAATGCGGTGATTGGGATGACAGGAGTGTTATTAGATACTAACCTAAGTCTTCAGCAGCAGGACTTTGTCGAAACCATTCGCTCCAGTGGGGAAGCTTTGCTGACCATTATTAACGACATCCTTGATTTTTCTAAAATTGAATCAGGTAAATTAGAACTAGAAAAACAATCTTTTGATTTAAGAAATTGTATCGAGCAAGTTTTGGATATCTTAGCTCCCAAAGCCGAGGAGAAAAAGATTGAATTAGCTTATTTAATTGCTCCTCAAGTTCCAGCGCGGATAATTGGTGATGTGACTCGTGTACGTCAAATATTGATGAACCTGATAGGTAATGCCCTTAAATTCACCAAAATTGGGGAAGTGATTGTTTCTGTAGAAGCTAAACAAATTTCCGAATCAGTACCCACAGCTTATGAAATTTTATTTGCTATCCAAGATACGGGTATTGGCATTTCTCCAGATAAAATGCAGCGATTATTTCAACCTTTTAGCCAAGCTGATGCTTCCACTAACCGAAAATACGGTGGCACGGGATTAGGTTTAGTGATTAGTCAGCGGTTAAGTGAGATGATGGGTGGTAGTTTGTGGGTAGAGAGTCATGGTTGTATTGGAGGAAAACTTAACCCTAGATGGCAAAATCAACCGTTAATTTTATCTTTGCAATCTTCCCAAAATTCCATAGGTTCAAGATTTTATTTTACTATCACTACTACCGCAGATACTACTCTGTCTTGGGAAGAATTACCTAATTATTCAGTTGAGTTAGTTAATAAACGGTTATTAATTGTTGATGATAATCCGGCACATCTGAAAATTCTCAAGCTCACCGCCGAATCTTGGAATATGAAAACTTATACCGCTGCTACAGCACAGGAAGCTCTAGCACAACTGCGTCTGGATGTTCAGTTGGATATAGCGATTTTAGATGTGCGAATGCCAGAAATGGACGGAATTACCTTAGCTCAAGAGATCCACAAACTATCTAATTATCAAAATATACCTATAATTATTCTCATTTCCTTAGCGAAAGCAGAAACCAGTCCAGAATGTAGTGCTGCTCAGATTTATGCTTATCTAACTAAACCAATTAAACAATCCCAGCTTTATAATGCCTTGTCTGAGATTTTGGTGAATCAACCCATAAAAATAAGCCCTTCTTCAGTTAAACCACCAAAATTTGATGTTAATTTGTCAGAAAAATTACCGTTGCGAATACTCTTAGCAGAAGATACAGTCGTTAATCAGAAAGTGGCTTTACTGATGCTAAAAAAAATGGGGTATTGGGCTGATGTGGCAGCTAATGGGTTGGAGGTTTTAACAGCTTTACATCGTCAACCCTATGATGTGGTCTTGATGGATGTACAAATGCCAGAAATGGATGGACTGGAAACCACCCAAAGAATATGTCAACAATGGGATGCTCCGGAGCGTCCTTACATTATCGCTATGACAGCTAATGCTATGCAGGGTGACAGGGAAATCTGCTTAGAAGCTGGTATGAATGATTATGTCAGTAAGCCAGTAAAAATTGATAATTTATTTCAAGCACTCAGCAGATATGCTGAAAAATTAGGTATAAAGGTATAAAGTAGGAAGTATATGATATGAATCAAGAACTCTCTAATTTTCCCAATACTCAACATTCCCTTGATCCGGCAGTTCTTGAATCTTTACGAGTAATGTTAGGAGATGATGGAGCGATATTTGCAAAAATAATTCAATGTTATTTAGAAGAATCACCCCAGCTGATTGAAGATATTAGCTATTCTATAAATACTAAAAATGCTCAAATGCTAGAGCAGACAGCCCACAAACTCAAGTCTAGTAGTGCTTCTATGGGTGCAATGGTGATTTATAATCTTTGTTTACAATTAGAAAATATGGGAGAGAGTGGTAATTTAGAAGGTAGTTTAGAACTATTCTCTCGACTGGCTCAGGATTATGAAGTAGTGGAAATTATTTTGCGAGAAAAAATTAAGGAAAACTATAACAGGGAACAGGCTTAAAAGTCTATTTATGTATGGATTTTGAAGTTAATAGCTTTTATATTTCTACAGTAAAAATTGCTCCTTGTGGTTGATTGCTTTCCACTTTTATTTTCCCTCCATGTGCTTCTACTGTCATTTTACAAAAAGCAAGACCTAAACCAATTTGAGATGCCGCTTTTTTAAAACTACCAATTTCATATTTTTCAAAAATCACTTGCCGTAATTCTTCTTTTACTCCAGGGCCTGAGTCTGCTACCTGTATTTTGACTTTTCCTGGGGCTAAATAATCAGCGTGTAAAACTATTTTAGTGTTAGGTTTGGTAAATTTAATGGCATTGGATAAGAGATTATCAATCACTCGCCGGAATAAATGCCTATCTAGTTTAATACTCCCACCAATTTGAGGCAGATCAGTAACTAATTCTAGGTGTTTATGGTTGACTAATGCTTGAAAATCTAATGCTGCTGATAAGCAAAGCTCAGAAATATCAACATCTGTACACTGTAAAACTAATTTACCAGAATCTAATTTTGCCATTAATAGTAAACTATCAATCATTGATTGTAGTTGTTGTCCTGCGGCCAGAATTTGATTACTTTTTTGATGTATTCGTTCAGGAGATAAACTACCAACTCTGAGCATTTCTGCCGCTAAAATAACTGATGTTAAAGGATTGCGTAAATCATGGACAATCATATTAGAAAGGTCTTCGCGCAGTTGTAAAGCTTCTTGGAGAGAATCGTATTGTTGCTTAATGCGTAACATGGATCTTACCCGCGATCGCAATTCTGTACCATTAACTGGTTTACTGATAAAGTCATCTGCACCGACAGCAATACATTGTGATAAATCTTCTTTAGAATTTAAAGCCGTAACCATAATGATAGGAATATGTTTCCATCGGGAATTTGACTTAAATTGCTGACAGAATTCGATCCCGTTCATTTGTGGCATCATTACATCCAGTAAAATCACATCTGGATGAAAAACTTTCAGCAGTGCCATAGCTTCCTTGCCATTGGAAACATAGCTTAATTCATAACCTTCTCGATCTAATAAAGCATCAATAACATCAAAGTTATCAGGTTCGTCGTCAATAATTAAAATCTTGGCAGTTGCTTCCATTATGATTAATTAGTAGTCTGTAGTCATGAATTATTTTTGCTGATCACCTGTTACTTGATTTAAAAGTTGTTGAATTTTTTCAACTAAAAACTTTAATTTTACTGGTTTAGGTATATATTCATTAGCTCCAGATGCAATACATTTTTCTCGATCTCCAGCCATAGCTAAGGCTGTTAAAGCAATAATAGGTATATGCTTAAACTGTGCATTAGCACGAATTATAGCCATTGCTTCTAGTCCATCCATACCTGGCATTTGGATATCCATAAGAATCAAATTTGGATGTTGTTCTAAAGTCAGATTAACAGCTTCCTGACCATTTTTAGCTATGATCAGGCGATATCCTTTGGCACTTAGATAACTAGAAATAGTAGTAATATTAGCTTGATTATCTTCTGCTAGTAGAATTAAAGGTGGTGTAGTCGCTGTAATTGGTAGACTGACTGGGTTGGTGACAGTAGTAGTATTGATGATGTTGGTTGAAGTTTGAGAAGGATTATCTGATAATAGAAGTTGATTAATTGTTTGACAAATTTGCTCCCGGTTAACAGGTTTAACTAAATAATCAGCTGCTCCTAAAGATAATGCGTGTGATCTCTCATCAACTACAGAAATGATAATTACAGGAATATGTTTTGTTTGCGGATGTGCTTTAATTTGTTGGAGAACTTCCCACCCAGATAAATTAGGCAATAAAATGTCTAATGTTATAAATATGGGATTAATAATCATTGCTTGCTCAACTGCTCCTTCACCTCTAGTATAGATAGTCGTTTGGAGATTTAATTGCTGTAAATATCTGGCTATTTGTTCAGCTGCAACTGTGGAATCTTCAATAATTAACACCTGGGAATTTTCCCCATGATGATTGGGTAAAACTTGACAGGGTTTAGGAAATAGAGAGTTTCCCTCATTTTTCAATTCCTGCATCCAGGGTATGTAAGCTGTAAAACAGCTACCTTTACCAATTTCACTACTCACTGTCACTTTTCCACCGTGTAACTCCACCAGTCTTTGGACTAAAGCTAAACCCAATCCTGTACCGTTATGTTGACGATTGAGACTACTATCAATTTGAACAAAAGGTTGGAATAGTTGGTCTAATTCCTCTTTAGCTATACCAATTCCATTATCAATGACTGAAAAAGAAATCCATTTTGAGCATTGAATACAGGAAGAAGTAAGTGACATTTGTAGATTTTCAACGGCTTGGTTTTGATGAACAAATTGATTTATTGTCTCATCTTTTAAGATTATTTCTTGTTCCTGGACAACTAACTTAACATTGCCACCGGGATGGGTAAATTTCACAGCATTATTAAGTAGATTAATGAGCATCTGACGAATACGTCGCTCATCTACAATTAAATCTGGTATGTTTGGGGGTATTTCTAAAGATATGTGAATATTTTTTTTCAAAGCCTGTTGTCTCACAAAAGTCAAACTGGAATTACAAATAAAATTACAAGCAACTGGGGCAAGTTGCAGTTCTAATTTACCGGCTTCTATTTTGGAGAGATCAAGAATATCATTAATTAATTCTAATAAGTGCTTACCACTGCGCTCAATGGTGGTAATGGCTTGTTTTTGGCGATCGCTAACTTGATCAAATACCCCATCTAATAAACTTTCTGACATTCCCAAAATAGCGTTCAGAGGGGTACGTAATTCATGGCTCATATTTGCCAAAAATTCATCTTTGAGACGGGTAGCACGGGCAAGTTCGGCGTTAGTTTGACGTAATTCTGCCTCCATTTGTTTACGTTCAGTTATTTCTAAAGCCGCACCAATAATTTGGGTAACGAGATTTTCACTATTGCGGCTAAATACCGTATCATGACTTAAAAACCAATGCCATTTACCTTGGCGATCGCGCATTCTATATTCAATTTCCTGCACATCTTCATCACTGGCAGTCAGAAAGTGATTATGATGGGCTGTTATTTTGAGAATATCATCAGGATGGGCAAGTTCCAAAAATAATTTTTGACCTATTTGTTGTATTTCTGCTGGAGAATAGCCTAATAACCTAGTAATTTCCTGATTAGTGTAAACATTACATTTTGCTTGTAAATCGTAAATATAAAGAATCTCTGGACTGGTTTCGGTAATTCGTTCAATTAAATATTGACTTTCTTGTAAAGCTATTTCTGCTTTTTTTCGGTCAGTGATATCTAAGGCTGCACAGGTGACACCTTCGATGTTACCGTTGCGATCGCGTAGTGGATCTATAGTGAGGACATAGCAAGTAAAATTATCTTCTCTACCAATGATAATTTCCTCTCTCATTCCCTGACCTGTTGTGATTACATGACGTTTCCAATTTTCTAGTGTTTCTGCATCTTTGTCTAAGAAAATATCTACATCAAATTTACCAAT from Okeanomitos corallinicola TIOX110 includes the following:
- a CDS encoding hybrid sensor histidine kinase/response regulator is translated as MEATAKILIIDDEPDNFDVIDALLDREGYELSYVSNGKEAMALLKVFHPDVILLDVMMPQMNGIEFCQQFKSNSRWKHIPIIMVTALNSKEDLSQCIAVGADDFISKPVNGTELRSRVRSMLRIKQQYDSLQEALQLREDLSNMIVHDLRNPLTSVILAAEMLRVGSLSPERIHQKSNQILAAGQQLQSMIDSLLLMAKLDSGKLVLQCTDVDISELCLSAALDFQALVNHKHLELVTDLPQIGGSIKLDRHLFRRVIDNLLSNAIKFTKPNTKIVLHADYLAPGKVKIQVADSGPGVKEELRQVIFEKYEIGSFKKAASQIGLGLAFCKMTVEAHGGKIKVESNQPQGAIFTVEI